The Ornithodoros turicata isolate Travis chromosome 7, ASM3712646v1, whole genome shotgun sequence genome includes a region encoding these proteins:
- the LOC135400389 gene encoding uncharacterized protein LOC135400389: MPNGFKEKYPTTRVIIGATELRCEVASSFVTQSGTYSSYKSANTFKGLVGFAPNGLLTLVSELFMGSLSDRECVVRSGFLEMPFDAYDSVMADKGFRIADLLQAKNVSLNIPPFLTKGPFSAEENQETQEIAALRIHAERRIQRIKTYHIFDRYIPISLAPVANQIWTVCAILSNIQPAIIKAVE; the protein is encoded by the coding sequence ATGCCAAATGGATTCAAGGAAAAGTACCCAACGACAAGGGTCATCATTGGTGCGACTGAGCTCAGGTGTGAGGTGGCAAGCTCGTTTGTAACCCAATCAGGAACATACTCCAGTTACAAGTCTGCAAATACATTCAAAGGACTGGTTGGTTTTGCACCCAATGGTCTCCTGACCTTGGTGTCCGAGCTGTTCATGGGGTCACTGTCCGACAGAGAATGCGTTGTGCGAAGTGGGTTTTTGGAGATGCCTTTCGATGCATATGACTCAGTAATGGCCGATAAGGGATTCCGCATTGCAGATCTACTACAAGCCAAAAATGTGTCCTTGAATATTCCACCGTTCCTGACAAAAGGTCCGTTTTCTGCTGAAGAAAACCAGGAAACACAGGAGATCGCTGCTCTTCGTATCCATGCTGAGAGGAGGATTCAAAGAATTAAGACCTATCACATTTTTGACCGGTACATTCCCATATCCTTGGCTCCTGTAGCAAACCAGATTTGGACGGTTTGTGCAATTCTGAGTAATATCCAGCCGGCAATCATTAAGGCGGTTGAGTGA